The following are from one region of the Klebsiella aerogenes genome:
- a CDS encoding DUF554 domain-containing protein produces the protein MVIGPFINASAVLVGGVLGALLSQRLPERIRTSMTSIFGLASLGIGILLVIKCANLPVMVLSTLVGALLGEVCNMEKGINTLVSKLQQLLSPKGKKKASAHESYIQSYVAIIVLFCASGTGIFGAMREGMTGDASILIAKAFLDFFTATIFACTLGLAVSAICVPMLLIQLALAACASLIMPLTTPMMMADFSAVGGMLLVATGLRICGIKMFAVVNMLPALLLAMPISVAWTTFFA, from the coding sequence TTGGTTATAGGGCCATTTATTAACGCCAGCGCGGTGCTTGTCGGCGGCGTGCTGGGCGCGCTGCTGAGCCAACGATTGCCGGAACGGATCCGCACCTCGATGACCTCTATTTTTGGGTTGGCCTCATTGGGTATCGGCATATTGCTGGTGATCAAATGCGCCAACCTGCCGGTGATGGTGCTGTCGACGTTGGTGGGCGCGCTGCTCGGCGAAGTGTGCAATATGGAGAAAGGTATCAATACGCTGGTGAGCAAGCTCCAGCAACTGCTGTCGCCAAAGGGCAAGAAAAAGGCGTCGGCTCATGAGTCTTATATTCAGAGCTACGTGGCGATTATCGTGCTGTTCTGCGCCAGCGGCACCGGGATATTCGGCGCCATGCGCGAAGGGATGACCGGCGATGCCAGCATTCTTATCGCCAAAGCGTTTCTCGACTTTTTCACCGCCACCATTTTCGCCTGTACGCTGGGGCTGGCAGTCTCGGCGATTTGCGTGCCGATGTTGCTGATTCAGCTCGCCCTGGCGGCCTGCGCCTCGCTGATTATGCCGCTGACCACGCCGATGATGATGGCCGACTTCAGCGCCGTCGGCGGAATGTTGCTGGTGGCGACTGGCCTGCGCATCTGCGGGATCAAAATGTTCGCGGTGGTCAATATGCTCCCCGCCCTGCTACTGGCAATGCCGATTTCGGTAGCGTGGACGACCTTTTTTGCCTGA